One segment of Meriones unguiculatus strain TT.TT164.6M chromosome X, Bangor_MerUng_6.1, whole genome shotgun sequence DNA contains the following:
- the Porcn gene encoding protein-serine O-palmitoleoyltransferase porcupine isoform X3, with protein sequence MVWVVLLSLLCYLVLFLCRHSSHRGVFLSVTILIYLLMGEMHMVDTVTWHKMRGAQMIVAMKAVSLGFDLDRGEVGAVPSPVEFMGYLYFVGTIVFGPWISFHSYLQAVQGRPLSSRWLKKVARSLALALLCLVLSTCVGPYLFPYFIPLDGDRLLRKWLRAYESAVSFHFSNYFVGFLSEATATLAGAGFTEEKDHLEWDLTVSRPLNVELPRSMVEVVTSWNLPMSYWLNNYVFKNALRLGTFSAVLVTYAASALLHGFSFHLAAVLLSLAFITYVEHVLRKRLAQVLSACILSKRCLPDCSHRHRLGLGVRALNLFFGALAIFHLAYLGSLFDVDVDDTTEEQGYGMAYTVHKWSELSWASHWVTFGCWIFYRLIG encoded by the exons ATGGTTTGGGTCGTGCTGCTGAGCCTCCTGTGCTACCTCGTGCTGTTCCTCTGCCGACACTCCTCCCACCGAGGCGTCTTCCTCTCCGTCACCATCCTCATCTACCTGCTCATGGG TGAGATGCACATGGTGGACACCGTGACATGGCACAAGATGCGAG GGGCCCAGATGATCGTGGCCATGAAGGCGGTGTCTCTGGGCTTCGACCTGGACCGGGGCGAGGTGGGTGCAGTGCCCTCACCAGTGGAGTTCATGGGCTACCTCTACTTTGTGGGCACCATCGTCTTTGGGCCCTGGATATCCTTCCACAGCTACCTACAGGCTGTCCAAGGCCGCCCACTG AGCAGCCGATGGCTGAAGAAGGTGGCCCGGAGCCTGGCGCTGGCCCTGCTGTGCCTTGTACTGTCCACTTGTGTGGGCCCCTACCTCTTTCCCTACTTCATCCCCCTCGACGGTGATCGACTCCTTCGCAA GTGGCTACGAGCCTACGAGAGTGCTGTCTCCTTCCACTTCAGCAACTATTTTGTGGGCTTTCTGTCTGAGGCCACAGCCACGTTGGCCGGGGCTGGCTTCACGGAGGAGAAGGACCACCTGGAATG GGACCTGACAGTCTCTAGACCACTGAATGTGGAGCTACCCCGGTCCATGGTGGAAGTTGTCACCAGCTGGAACCTGCCCATGTCCTATTGGTTAAATAACT ATGTTTTCAAGAACGCACTCCGCCTGGGGACCTTCTCTGCTGTGCTGGTCACCTATGCAGCCAGTGCCCTCCTGCAT GGCTTCAGTTTCCACCTGGCTGCAGTACTGCTGTCCCTGGCATTTATCACATATGTGGAACACG TCCTCCGGAAGCGCCTGGCTCAGGTCCTCAGCGCCTGTATCTTGTCGAAGCGTTGTCTTCCAGACTGTTCACATCGTCATCGCTTG GGCCTGGGGGTACGAGCCTTAAACTTGTTCTTTGGGGCCCTGGCTATCTTCCACCTGGCCTACCTGGGCTCCCTGTTTGATGTGGATGTGGATGACACCACAGAGGAGCAG
- the Porcn gene encoding protein-serine O-palmitoleoyltransferase porcupine isoform X2, whose amino-acid sequence MVWVVLLSLLCYLVLFLCRHSSHRGVFLSVTILIYLLMGEMHMVDTVTWHKMRGAQMIVAMKAVSLGFDLDRGEVGAVPSPVEFMGYLYFVGTIVFGPWISFHSYLQAVQGRPLSSRWLKKVARSLALALLCLVLSTCVGPYLFPYFIPLDGDRLLRKGTMVRWLRAYESAVSFHFSNYFVGFLSEATATLAGAGFTEEKDHLEWDLTVSRPLNVELPRSMVEVVTSWNLPMSYWLNNYVFKNALRLGTFSAVLVTYAASALLHGFSFHLAAVLLSLAFITYVEHVLRKRLAQVLSACILSKRCLPDCSHRHRLGLGVRALNLFFGALAIFHLAYLGSLFDVDVDDTTEEQGYGMAYTVHKWSELSWASHWVTFGCWIFYRLIG is encoded by the exons ATGGTTTGGGTCGTGCTGCTGAGCCTCCTGTGCTACCTCGTGCTGTTCCTCTGCCGACACTCCTCCCACCGAGGCGTCTTCCTCTCCGTCACCATCCTCATCTACCTGCTCATGGG TGAGATGCACATGGTGGACACCGTGACATGGCACAAGATGCGAG GGGCCCAGATGATCGTGGCCATGAAGGCGGTGTCTCTGGGCTTCGACCTGGACCGGGGCGAGGTGGGTGCAGTGCCCTCACCAGTGGAGTTCATGGGCTACCTCTACTTTGTGGGCACCATCGTCTTTGGGCCCTGGATATCCTTCCACAGCTACCTACAGGCTGTCCAAGGCCGCCCACTG AGCAGCCGATGGCTGAAGAAGGTGGCCCGGAGCCTGGCGCTGGCCCTGCTGTGCCTTGTACTGTCCACTTGTGTGGGCCCCTACCTCTTTCCCTACTTCATCCCCCTCGACGGTGATCGACTCCTTCGCAA GGGCACCATGGTAAG GTGGCTACGAGCCTACGAGAGTGCTGTCTCCTTCCACTTCAGCAACTATTTTGTGGGCTTTCTGTCTGAGGCCACAGCCACGTTGGCCGGGGCTGGCTTCACGGAGGAGAAGGACCACCTGGAATG GGACCTGACAGTCTCTAGACCACTGAATGTGGAGCTACCCCGGTCCATGGTGGAAGTTGTCACCAGCTGGAACCTGCCCATGTCCTATTGGTTAAATAACT ATGTTTTCAAGAACGCACTCCGCCTGGGGACCTTCTCTGCTGTGCTGGTCACCTATGCAGCCAGTGCCCTCCTGCAT GGCTTCAGTTTCCACCTGGCTGCAGTACTGCTGTCCCTGGCATTTATCACATATGTGGAACACG TCCTCCGGAAGCGCCTGGCTCAGGTCCTCAGCGCCTGTATCTTGTCGAAGCGTTGTCTTCCAGACTGTTCACATCGTCATCGCTTG GGCCTGGGGGTACGAGCCTTAAACTTGTTCTTTGGGGCCCTGGCTATCTTCCACCTGGCCTACCTGGGCTCCCTGTTTGATGTGGATGTGGATGACACCACAGAGGAGCAG
- the Porcn gene encoding protein-serine O-palmitoleoyltransferase porcupine isoform X10 translates to MHMVDTVTWHKMRGAQMIVAMKAVSLGFDLDRGEVGAVPSPVEFMGYLYFVGTIVFGPWISFHSYLQAVQGRPLSSRWLKKVARSLALALLCLVLSTCVGPYLFPYFIPLDGDRLLRNKKRKARGTMVRWLRAYESAVSFHFSNYFVGFLSEATATLAGAGFTEEKDHLEWDLTVSRPLNVELPRSMVEVVTSWNLPMSYWLNNYVFKNALRLGTFSAVLVTYAASALLHGFSFHLAAVLLSLAFITYVEHVLRKRLAQVLSACILSKRCLPDCSHRHRLGLGVRALNLFFGALAIFHLAYLGSLFDVDVDDTTEEQGYGMAYTVHKWSELSWASHWVTFGCWIFYRLIG, encoded by the exons ATGCACATGGTGGACACCGTGACATGGCACAAGATGCGAG GGGCCCAGATGATCGTGGCCATGAAGGCGGTGTCTCTGGGCTTCGACCTGGACCGGGGCGAGGTGGGTGCAGTGCCCTCACCAGTGGAGTTCATGGGCTACCTCTACTTTGTGGGCACCATCGTCTTTGGGCCCTGGATATCCTTCCACAGCTACCTACAGGCTGTCCAAGGCCGCCCACTG AGCAGCCGATGGCTGAAGAAGGTGGCCCGGAGCCTGGCGCTGGCCCTGCTGTGCCTTGTACTGTCCACTTGTGTGGGCCCCTACCTCTTTCCCTACTTCATCCCCCTCGACGGTGATCGACTCCTTCGCAA CAAGAAACGCAAAGCCAG GGGCACCATGGTAAG GTGGCTACGAGCCTACGAGAGTGCTGTCTCCTTCCACTTCAGCAACTATTTTGTGGGCTTTCTGTCTGAGGCCACAGCCACGTTGGCCGGGGCTGGCTTCACGGAGGAGAAGGACCACCTGGAATG GGACCTGACAGTCTCTAGACCACTGAATGTGGAGCTACCCCGGTCCATGGTGGAAGTTGTCACCAGCTGGAACCTGCCCATGTCCTATTGGTTAAATAACT ATGTTTTCAAGAACGCACTCCGCCTGGGGACCTTCTCTGCTGTGCTGGTCACCTATGCAGCCAGTGCCCTCCTGCAT GGCTTCAGTTTCCACCTGGCTGCAGTACTGCTGTCCCTGGCATTTATCACATATGTGGAACACG TCCTCCGGAAGCGCCTGGCTCAGGTCCTCAGCGCCTGTATCTTGTCGAAGCGTTGTCTTCCAGACTGTTCACATCGTCATCGCTTG GGCCTGGGGGTACGAGCCTTAAACTTGTTCTTTGGGGCCCTGGCTATCTTCCACCTGGCCTACCTGGGCTCCCTGTTTGATGTGGATGTGGATGACACCACAGAGGAGCAG
- the Porcn gene encoding protein-serine O-palmitoleoyltransferase porcupine isoform X1 translates to MVWVVLLSLLCYLVLFLCRHSSHRGVFLSVTILIYLLMGEMHMVDTVTWHKMRGAQMIVAMKAVSLGFDLDRGEVGAVPSPVEFMGYLYFVGTIVFGPWISFHSYLQAVQGRPLSSRWLKKVARSLALALLCLVLSTCVGPYLFPYFIPLDGDRLLRNKKRKARGTMVRWLRAYESAVSFHFSNYFVGFLSEATATLAGAGFTEEKDHLEWDLTVSRPLNVELPRSMVEVVTSWNLPMSYWLNNYVFKNALRLGTFSAVLVTYAASALLHGFSFHLAAVLLSLAFITYVEHVLRKRLAQVLSACILSKRCLPDCSHRHRLGLGVRALNLFFGALAIFHLAYLGSLFDVDVDDTTEEQGYGMAYTVHKWSELSWASHWVTFGCWIFYRLIG, encoded by the exons ATGGTTTGGGTCGTGCTGCTGAGCCTCCTGTGCTACCTCGTGCTGTTCCTCTGCCGACACTCCTCCCACCGAGGCGTCTTCCTCTCCGTCACCATCCTCATCTACCTGCTCATGGG TGAGATGCACATGGTGGACACCGTGACATGGCACAAGATGCGAG GGGCCCAGATGATCGTGGCCATGAAGGCGGTGTCTCTGGGCTTCGACCTGGACCGGGGCGAGGTGGGTGCAGTGCCCTCACCAGTGGAGTTCATGGGCTACCTCTACTTTGTGGGCACCATCGTCTTTGGGCCCTGGATATCCTTCCACAGCTACCTACAGGCTGTCCAAGGCCGCCCACTG AGCAGCCGATGGCTGAAGAAGGTGGCCCGGAGCCTGGCGCTGGCCCTGCTGTGCCTTGTACTGTCCACTTGTGTGGGCCCCTACCTCTTTCCCTACTTCATCCCCCTCGACGGTGATCGACTCCTTCGCAA CAAGAAACGCAAAGCCAG GGGCACCATGGTAAG GTGGCTACGAGCCTACGAGAGTGCTGTCTCCTTCCACTTCAGCAACTATTTTGTGGGCTTTCTGTCTGAGGCCACAGCCACGTTGGCCGGGGCTGGCTTCACGGAGGAGAAGGACCACCTGGAATG GGACCTGACAGTCTCTAGACCACTGAATGTGGAGCTACCCCGGTCCATGGTGGAAGTTGTCACCAGCTGGAACCTGCCCATGTCCTATTGGTTAAATAACT ATGTTTTCAAGAACGCACTCCGCCTGGGGACCTTCTCTGCTGTGCTGGTCACCTATGCAGCCAGTGCCCTCCTGCAT GGCTTCAGTTTCCACCTGGCTGCAGTACTGCTGTCCCTGGCATTTATCACATATGTGGAACACG TCCTCCGGAAGCGCCTGGCTCAGGTCCTCAGCGCCTGTATCTTGTCGAAGCGTTGTCTTCCAGACTGTTCACATCGTCATCGCTTG GGCCTGGGGGTACGAGCCTTAAACTTGTTCTTTGGGGCCCTGGCTATCTTCCACCTGGCCTACCTGGGCTCCCTGTTTGATGTGGATGTGGATGACACCACAGAGGAGCAG